The Anguilla anguilla isolate fAngAng1 chromosome 19, fAngAng1.pri, whole genome shotgun sequence genome has a segment encoding these proteins:
- the LOC118219201 gene encoding NACHT, LRR and PYD domains-containing protein 3-like, which produces MSSSEETETHDGTHGLAGKRVQVDRAGSHVPNCLSMKSDQSIHHLIDFRGEFTGDQRVQVDRAGSPVPNCLSMKSDQSIHHLIDFRGEFTGYQRIHCSLDLSRSDEMSSEKLFSTKQSLLRTLMKLKKTEKLKLFQSHLSQGCPECLNSRRTEDSSVLDPFMKMKELFKSHQIADYPECTERGQEDPEALYIVEKMLETCGIERSLKITLHILRTMKKKDVTDPLERDEQHNEFKERAQRALKTHLKKRFECIFEGIAKQGHQTLLNKMYTELYITEGGSGGVNDEHEIRQIETASKRQTTHETAIICNDIFKPSPGQEKPIRTVLTKGIAGIGKTVSVQKFILDWADGKANQDIDFIFTLPFRDLNLKKETEFSLMELLQQYFPQLKEIKSIEGDKVKIVFIFDGLDECRLPLDFQGNEICCDITESSSLDVLLTNLIKGNLLPSALLWITSRPAAANQIPPECVHQVTEVRGFNDPQKEEYFRKRIRDENKASKIISHIKSSRSLYIMCHIPVFCWISATVLETMLGKVGNRKMPKTLTEMYTHFLLIQTNVKNEKYHGTNETTPKKMSASNTEIILKLGQLALLQLLKGNLIFYEEDLREMGIDVSEASVYSGVCTEIFKEECGLGEEKVYCFVHLSIQEYLAALFVFHSCVNENRNVLGAEESEPHSDRVQLYEVHRSAVDQALESKNGHLDLFLRFLLGLSLDSIQTLLGGILTKTGRSRSESIEKTVLYIKERITEESSAERTINLFHCLNELNDNSLVEEIKNFQGSGKLSNEKLEPHQCSALAFILLMSEEILDELDLTTYKTSAAGYQRLVPVVRNCRKAILYSCGLTEKSCEIVASALQSSNSTLRDLDLSYNSLGDSGVKLLCAALMSPNCKLQRLGLYSCDLREKSCEIVASALQSSNSPLRDLDLSNNNLGDSGVKLLCAALMSPNCKLQTLGLGWCNLTDGCCDVLASVLHSPHSELRDLELRDNELQDSGVRALSAGLEDPHCKLERLGLSGCRVTQRGCDSLASALCSNPSHLIELDLRYNHPGDSGVRALSAAKLDTLTLLVDHGGENRTKPGPRKYGCQLTLDPNTVCRNLSLSEGNRRVTHTPGREEPYPDHPERFEHWEQVVCRESVSERCYWEAEFSVSEVGGWVDIAVTDKGISRKGKDYDCRFGFNKNSWSLRCIKHGDPDKLSYSVWHNDNQTLIPALTSPYRRAGVCDDDGRGVCVFRVGVCVDRPIGTLSFYSSV; this is translated from the exons atgagttcCTCAGAGGAGACTGAGACTCACGATGGAACCCACGGCCTTGCGGgaaagag ggtccaggtagatcGGGCTGGGTCACATGTACCCaactgtctgtctatgaagagtgatcaatCAATACATCATCTAATcgacttcagaggagagttcacaggtgatcaaag ggtccaggtagatcgggctgggtcacctgtacccaacTGTCtctctatgaagagtgatcaatCAATACATCATCTAATcgacttcagaggagagttcacaggatatcaaag GATTCACTGCTCACTGGATTTAAGTCGTTCAGATGAGATGAGTTCAGAGAAACTGTTCTCCACAAAACAG tctctcctgcgcactctgatgaagctgaagaagactgaaaagttgaaactgtttcagagccatctgagtcaggGTTGCCCAGAATGCCTTAATAGTAGAAGAACAGAAGATTCTTCTGTACTGGATCCGtttatgaagatgaaggaattATTCAAGAGTCATCAAATTgctgattacccagaatgcactgagagagggcaggaggatCCTGAAGCCCTGTACATagttgagaagatgctggagacctgtggcattgagaggtctctgaagatcacactccatATCCTGAGGACCATGAAGAAGAAGGATGTCACTGAcccactggagagagatgagcagcaca ATGAATTCAAAGAAAGAGCCCAGCGggcactgaaaactcatctgaagaagaggtttgaatgcatatttgaaggtaTAGCAAAGCAGGGCCACCAAACCCTCCTCAATAAGAtgtatacagagctctacatcacagaggggggaagtgggggggtcaatgatgaacatgagatcagacagattgagacagcatcgaagagacaaaccacacatgAGACTGCAATCATCTGCAATGATATCTTTAAGCCTTcacctggacaagagaaaccaatcagaactgtgcttacaaagggcatcgctggcattgggaaaacagtctctgtgcagaagttcattctggactgggcagatggaaaagccaatcaggacattgatttcatcttcactcttcctttccgagatctgaatctgaaaaaggagaCAGAATTTAGTCTCATGGAACTTCTGCAGCAAtactttccacaactgaaagagatcaagAGTATTGAAGGCGATAAAGTGAAAATTGTatttatctttgatggtctggatgagtgtcgacttcctctagatttccaaGGCAATGAGAtttgctgtgatataacagagtcatcatcattggatgtgctgctgaccaacctcattaaggggaatctgcttccctctgccctcctctggatcacctcccgaccagcagcagccaatcagatccctcctgagtgcgtccaccaggtgacagaggtacgaggattcaatgacccacagaaggaggagtacttcaggaagagaatcagagatgaGAACAAGGCCAGcaaaattatctcacacataaagtcatccaggagtctctacatcatgtgtcacataccagtcttctgctggatttctgccaCTGtactggagacaatgttgggtaaAGTAGGCAATAGAAAaatgcccaaaactctgactgaaatgtacacacacttcctgctcattcagactaatgtgaagaatgagaagtatCATGGCACCAATGAGACGAccccaaagaaaatgtcagcatcaaatacagaaatcatcctgaaactggggcagctggctttacTACAGCTGTtaaagggcaatctgatattctatgaagaggacctgagagagatgggcattgatgtcagtgaagcttcagtgtactctggggtgtgcacagagatctttaaagaggagtgtgggttgggtgaggagaaggtctactgctttgtgcatctgagcattcaggagtatctggctgccttgtttgtgtttcattcatgtgtaaatgagaacagaaatgtactcggagcagaagagtcagaacctcacagtgacagagtgcagctgtatGAGGTACACAggagtgcagtggatcaggccttagagagtaagaatggacacctggaccttttcctcagattccttctaggcctctctctcgactccattcagactctaTTAGGAGGAATACTGAcaaagacaggaa gaagcagatcagagagcattGAGAAAACAGTATTGTACATAAAGGAGAGGATCACAGAAGagtcttcagcagagaggaccataaatctgttccactgtctcaatgaactgaatgacaactctctagtggAGGAAATCAAGAATTTCCAGGGATCAGGAAAACTCTCTAATGAAAAGCTGGAACCACACCAATGTTCAGCCCTGGCCTTTATtttactgatgtcagaggagatcctggatgagttAGACTTGACGACCTAcaaaacatcagcagcaggttatcAGAGGCTGGTACCAgtagtcaggaactgcaggaaggccat ACTATACAGCTGtggcctcacagagaagtcctgtgaaattgtggcctctgctctccagtcatcaaactcaaccctgagagatctggacctcagctacaatagcctgggagattcaggagtgaagctgctctgtgctgcactgatgagtccaaactgtaaactacagagactggg actatacagctgtgacctcagagagaagtcctgtgaaattgtggcctctgctctccagtcatcaaactcacccctgagagatctggacctcagcaacaataacctgggagattcaggagtgaagctgctctgtgctgcactgatgagtccaaactgtaaactacagacactggg gctgggttggtgtaatctcacagatggctgctgtgatgttctggcctcagtcctgcactctcctcactcagagctgagagatctggagctcagagacaatgagctgcaggattcaggagtgagagcgctctctgctggattggaggacccacactgtaaactggagagactggg gctgtcaggctgtagagtcacacagagaggctgtgattctctggcttcagctctgtgttcaaacccctcacacctgatagagctggacctgagatacaatcacccaggagactcaggagtgagagcgctgtctgctgctaaactggacacactcacactact tgtggaccatggaggagagaacaggaccaaaccaggacccaggaaat acggctgtcagctcacactggatccaaacacagtgtgcaggaacctgtctctgtctgaggggaacaggagggtgacacacacaccggggagagaggagccatatcctgatcatccagagagatttgagcacTGGGagcaggttgtgtgcagagagagtgtgagtgagcgctgttactgggaggctgagttcagtgtgtctgaggtggggggatgggttgatatagcagtgacagataaaggaatcagcaggaaaggaaagGATTATGACTGTAGGTTTGGGTtcaataaaaactcctggagtctgcgGTGCATTAAGCACGGTGACCCTGATAAACTCAGTTATTCTGTCTGGCACAATGATAACCAAACACTCATACCTGCCCTCacctccccctaccgcagagcaggagtgtgtgatgatgatggtagaggagtgtgtgtgttcagggtaggagtgtgtgtggaccgtccaatcggcactctgtccttctacagc agTGTGTGA